The following coding sequences are from one Treponema bryantii window:
- a CDS encoding leucine-rich repeat domain-containing protein, with the protein MKTKIYSIISFLMLFCFISCNNIVSDKAEANNEEVSVSFSFGYSRAIISVATPENYEYSLKGTFNGETTNFCRKLSYTDFLQKTFGIKCGEWTFEITAYDEDNAVFSDSQSVTIAKGSNNINFSLHTIPGGYGSVSVKLKFPDNKGVAKVTAALYEDITAADSGRSLTLASDSSVTFSYDSVPSGKTQIIKFFLYDSNNFCIGNYSESVFLVAGDSVTVTRNLAALNSFTATVSLTLQDQPYNDSFLILKAVKDNREYTLQPIPASNSYTASLPLGVYNVYKVSGDTGVTLTVSATGNSSAVVNVESPEYNATVDSIEQVLASLTGEETIIIDGNLSNSEISVIRNEINKSSYPVKLDLSYVQGLEKLSNYAFYDCTKLSSIKLPSSVTSIGEKVFSGCKRLESIEIPDSVTSIEWGAFQNCTSLESIELPSSVTSIKNRAFDGCTSLQSIEISDSLTSIGECAFFGCKSLESIEIPDAVTSIGDSTFNGCEKLASIKLPSSLTSIEDLAFNNCKSLESIELPSSVTSIGEKVFSGCKSLESIEIPDSVTSIGDYTFKGCEKLASIKLPYSLTSIGDSAFFGCKKLESIEIPDLVTSIGDSTFYGCEKLKLIKLPDSATLIGKKAFYACRLESIEIPDSVTSIGNNAFENCFILASITIPSSVTSIGEFTFSNCDSLESIEIPSSVTSIGNSAFEYCESLASIEIPSSVTSLGNSAFRGCKNLASIKLPYSLTSIGDSAFFGCKKLESIEIPDSVTSIGKFAFYNCASLTSIKIPSSVTSIEAATFELCEKLTTIEIPDSITSIGESAFEYCESLESIEIPSSVTSLGPSVFSCCKKLTFIKIPNEITSIEYSTFDGCASLTSVELPSSLTSIGGFAFSGCKSLESIEIPDSVTSIGAYAFKDTSLTSIALPTSLTSIEESTFSRCESLESITIPSSVTSIGRGAFSNCSSLTSIQIPDSVLSIESEVFDGCKSLASIEIPSAVTSIGYSAFAGCSRLKTIQIPSLVVSIDGRAFYGCVGLKSITIPASVNSIGSLVFVGCANLTDVYFEDPDYWFMIKPTWEKEAVDLSDSKLNVEYLKSNNYWEKITE; encoded by the coding sequence ATGAAAACAAAAATATATTCAATTATTTCATTTTTGATGTTATTCTGCTTTATTTCCTGTAATAATATTGTTTCAGATAAAGCTGAAGCTAATAACGAAGAGGTTTCTGTATCTTTTAGTTTTGGATACAGCAGGGCAATTATTTCTGTGGCAACTCCTGAAAATTATGAATACTCTCTGAAGGGAACCTTTAATGGTGAAACAACAAACTTTTGTAGAAAACTATCCTATACAGACTTTTTGCAAAAAACGTTTGGTATCAAATGTGGTGAGTGGACTTTTGAAATTACAGCATATGATGAAGACAATGCAGTTTTTTCAGATTCACAAAGCGTTACAATCGCTAAAGGTTCAAATAACATTAATTTTTCCCTTCATACAATTCCAGGTGGATATGGTAGTGTTTCTGTAAAGCTTAAGTTCCCGGACAACAAAGGCGTTGCAAAGGTAACTGCTGCACTTTATGAAGATATAACTGCTGCTGATAGCGGAAGATCTTTAACTTTGGCTTCTGATTCAAGCGTAACATTTTCCTATGATTCTGTACCGAGTGGAAAAACACAGATTATTAAATTCTTTTTGTATGACAGCAATAACTTTTGCATAGGAAACTATAGTGAAAGTGTTTTTCTTGTAGCAGGAGACAGTGTCACTGTTACACGAAACCTTGCTGCATTAAATTCTTTTACAGCTACTGTTAGTCTTACTCTTCAAGACCAGCCATATAATGACAGCTTTCTTATATTAAAGGCTGTAAAGGATAACAGAGAGTATACTCTGCAACCAATACCTGCATCAAATTCATATACTGCAAGTTTGCCTCTTGGAGTTTACAATGTTTATAAAGTAAGCGGAGATACAGGTGTAACTTTGACTGTAAGTGCAACTGGTAACTCGAGTGCTGTTGTGAATGTTGAGTCGCCAGAATATAATGCGACTGTAGATTCTATAGAACAGGTCCTTGCTTCATTAACCGGGGAAGAAACAATTATTATTGATGGAAATCTATCAAATAGTGAAATAAGCGTAATACGTAATGAAATTAATAAATCTAGTTATCCTGTAAAACTCGATTTAAGTTATGTACAAGGATTAGAAAAATTGTCAAATTATGCTTTTTATGACTGTACAAAATTATCATCAATAAAACTACCATCTTCAGTAACTTCTATTGGGGAAAAAGTATTTTCCGGTTGTAAAAGATTAGAATCAATAGAAATACCAGATTCAGTAACTTCAATCGAATGGGGGGCATTCCAAAACTGTACAAGTTTAGAATCAATAGAACTACCATCTTCTGTAACTTCAATAAAGAATCGGGCATTTGATGGCTGTACAAGTTTACAATCAATAGAAATATCAGATTCATTAACTTCTATTGGGGAATGTGCATTTTTCGGTTGTAAAAGTTTAGAATCAATAGAAATCCCAGATGCAGTAACTTCAATTGGTGATTCTACATTTAATGGCTGTGAAAAATTGGCCTCAATAAAACTGCCATCTTCATTAACTTCAATCGAGGACTTGGCATTTAATAACTGTAAAAGTTTAGAATCAATAGAACTACCATCTTCAGTAACTTCTATTGGGGAAAAAGTATTTTCCGGTTGTAAAAGTTTAGAATCAATAGAAATCCCAGATTCAGTAACTTCAATTGGTGATTATACATTTAAAGGTTGTGAAAAATTAGCCTCAATAAAACTGCCATATTCATTAACATCAATTGGAGATAGTGCATTTTTTGGCTGTAAAAAGTTAGAATCAATAGAAATCCCAGATTTAGTAACTTCAATTGGAGACTCGACATTTTATGGCTGTGAAAAATTAAAATTAATAAAACTCCCAGATTCTGCAACATTAATCGGGAAAAAGGCATTTTACGCTTGTCGTTTAGAATCAATAGAAATCCCAGATTCAGTAACTTCAATTGGAAATAATGCGTTTGAAAACTGTTTTATTTTAGCTTCAATAACAATCCCATCTTCAGTCACTTCTATTGGGGAATTTACATTTTCTAACTGTGATAGTTTAGAATCAATCGAAATACCATCTTCAGTAACTTCCATTGGAAATTCTGCTTTTGAGTACTGTGAAAGCTTAGCGTCAATAGAAATTCCATCTTCAGTTACTTCACTTGGGAATTCAGCATTTAGAGGTTGTAAAAATTTAGCCTCAATAAAACTGCCATATTCATTAACATCAATTGGAGATAGTGCATTTTTTGGCTGTAAAAAGTTAGAATCAATAGAAATCCCAGATTCAGTAACTTCTATTGGTAAATTTGCATTTTATAATTGTGCAAGTTTAACATCAATAAAAATACCATCTTCAGTAACTTCAATTGAAGCTGCTACATTTGAATTATGTGAAAAATTAACAACAATAGAAATACCAGATTCAATAACATCAATCGGAGAATCTGCTTTTGAATACTGTGAAAGTTTAGAGTCAATAGAAATTCCATCTTCAGTTACTTCACTTGGGCCTTCTGTGTTTAGTTGCTGTAAAAAATTAACTTTTATAAAGATACCAAATGAAATAACTTCAATTGAATATTCAACATTTGATGGCTGTGCATCATTAACATCAGTAGAACTACCATCTTCATTAACTTCTATTGGGGGATTTGCATTCTCCGGTTGTAAAAGTTTAGAATCAATAGAAATCCCAGATTCAGTAACTTCAATCGGAGCTTATGCATTTAAGGATACAAGTTTAACATCAATTGCACTACCGACGTCATTGACTTCTATCGAGGAATCTACATTTTCTAGATGTGAAAGTTTAGAATCTATAACAATACCGTCTTCTGTAACTTCAATTGGAAGAGGAGCATTTTCCAACTGCTCTAGTTTAACATCAATACAAATACCAGATTCAGTTTTATCAATCGAATCAGAAGTATTTGATGGTTGTAAAAGTCTAGCATCAATAGAAATACCATCAGCTGTTACTTCTATTGGGTATTCAGCATTTGCTGGCTGCTCAAGATTAAAAACAATACAAATACCATCTTTAGTTGTCTCAATCGATGGTCGGGCATTTTATGGCTGTGTAGGTTTAAAATCTATAACCATTCCTGCATCTGTTAACAGCATAGGTTCTTTAGTTTTTGTAGGATGTGCGAATCTTACAGATGTATATTTTGAAGATCCTGATTATTGGTTTATGATAAAACCAACCTGGGAAAAAGAGGCCGTTGATTTAAGTGATTCAAAACTCAATGTGGAATATCTTAAAAGTAATAATTACTGGGAAAAAATAACTGAATAA
- a CDS encoding GGDEF domain-containing protein produces the protein MDYVWIIEVDSFCAVIMGILLYSLFKNYDRQTKQRYYMRAIIAGIVSFLCDVNWGLIEGGFIPEPREANFLTNAVYEISSVMMGYYWLCYVETALDSRFIKTKYLKHIAKLPVIIIIGGVIASVYNGALFYIDTNNFYHRGDYIMLHVAMCQLYTIITSVHAFIKSLGCKVCLKAKEYKILSMFLIFPLVIGIIQIVVPAVPSVSVGVTLAFLFVYIDLQNLLISVDALTGLNNRNQLIRFLIPKLKAGADNDKLYAFMLNVNKFRNINNSYGHYEGDMALIRCANALKAVNDNTANFIGRYDSDKFIIIAELDDEEDAMRLCENVRQALIKECEKDGILYDLSFSFGFVKHTSEMKKMESFISAADKKLAEAKKEK, from the coding sequence ATGGATTATGTTTGGATTATTGAGGTGGATTCTTTTTGCGCTGTGATTATGGGAATCCTTTTGTACAGCCTTTTTAAGAATTACGACAGGCAGACAAAACAGCGTTATTATATGAGGGCAATAATTGCCGGGATTGTTTCTTTTTTATGTGATGTAAACTGGGGGCTTATTGAAGGCGGTTTTATTCCGGAGCCTCGAGAGGCTAATTTTCTGACTAATGCGGTTTATGAAATTTCTTCTGTCATGATGGGCTATTACTGGCTTTGTTATGTAGAAACTGCGCTGGATTCAAGGTTTATAAAAACAAAATATCTTAAGCACATTGCTAAGCTTCCGGTAATTATCATTATTGGTGGGGTAATAGCTTCTGTTTATAATGGTGCACTTTTTTATATTGATACCAATAATTTTTATCATCGCGGCGACTATATTATGCTTCATGTTGCAATGTGTCAGCTTTATACAATTATCACGTCTGTTCATGCATTTATAAAATCGCTTGGATGTAAGGTTTGTCTAAAGGCAAAGGAATATAAAATTCTTTCTATGTTTTTGATATTCCCGCTTGTGATTGGAATCATTCAGATTGTTGTGCCTGCTGTTCCAAGTGTGAGTGTAGGGGTAACCCTGGCATTCCTGTTTGTTTATATTGATTTACAAAATCTTTTGATTTCAGTGGATGCTCTGACTGGTCTGAATAACAGAAATCAGCTTATAAGATTTTTAATCCCCAAATTAAAGGCCGGCGCAGATAACGACAAACTTTATGCTTTTATGCTTAATGTAAATAAATTCAGAAATATTAATAATTCTTACGGGCATTATGAAGGCGATATGGCTCTGATTCGCTGTGCAAATGCTCTTAAAGCTGTAAATGATAATACAGCAAATTTTATTGGACGTTATGATAGTGATAAATTTATTATAATAGCTGAACTTGATGATGAAGAAGATGCTATGCGTCTTTGTGAAAATGTAAGACAGGCATTGATTAAAGAATGCGAAAAAGATGGAATTCTTTATGATTTGTCATTTAGTTTTGGATTTGTAAAGCATACGTCAGAAATGAAAAAAATGGAGTCGTTTATTTCTGCAGCTGATAAGAAATTAGCTGAAGCTAAAAAGGAAAAATAA
- the trxA gene encoding thioredoxin produces MAELNITKDTFQKEVLESDKPVIVDFWATWCGPCRMLGPIVSELAEEHPEIKVCKVNVDDEPDLAQQFNVMSIPFIATFKNGQLYKSSVGVQPKEALLGLLN; encoded by the coding sequence ATGGCAGAACTTAATATCACTAAAGACACATTCCAGAAGGAAGTATTGGAATCGGACAAACCGGTTATCGTAGATTTCTGGGCAACCTGGTGTGGCCCATGCCGCATGCTCGGCCCTATCGTTTCAGAACTCGCAGAAGAGCATCCTGAAATCAAAGTTTGCAAGGTAAACGTTGACGACGAACCAGATCTGGCACAGCAATTCAACGTTATGAGCATTCCGTTCATTGCAACTTTCAAAAACGGCCAGCTCTATAAATCTTCAGTAGGCGTACAGCCAAAAGAAGCATTACTCGGCCTCTTAAATTAG
- a CDS encoding MetQ/NlpA family ABC transporter substrate-binding protein, producing MKKIIAFTAAVFAAASLFAASIKVGATPEPHADLLNLIKDDLKAEGVDLKIIEFTDYVTPNEAVESGEIDANYFQHIPYLESFNSERGYHLVNAGGIHVEPIALYSKKVKNIKDLKKKARIAIPNDPTNEGRALLLLADAGLITLDPKAGITATVQDITSNPLKLKFTEVEAASLPRVLADVDAAVINGNYAIPAGLSAKKDGLYVEGSSSPYVNVIAVKAGNENKPEIQALVKALKSEKVRKFIEEKYPNGEVVVVF from the coding sequence ATGAAAAAAATTATCGCTTTTACAGCCGCAGTATTTGCTGCAGCAAGTTTGTTTGCCGCTTCAATTAAAGTAGGAGCTACTCCAGAACCACATGCTGATCTTCTTAATTTGATTAAAGATGATCTTAAGGCAGAAGGTGTTGACCTCAAGATTATTGAGTTTACAGATTATGTTACACCAAACGAAGCTGTTGAATCAGGTGAAATTGATGCTAACTATTTCCAGCACATTCCATATCTTGAATCATTCAATTCTGAACGTGGATATCACCTTGTAAATGCTGGTGGAATCCATGTTGAACCAATTGCTCTTTATTCAAAGAAAGTAAAGAATATTAAGGATCTTAAAAAGAAAGCTCGTATTGCTATTCCTAATGACCCAACAAACGAAGGCCGTGCACTTCTTCTTCTTGCTGATGCTGGTCTTATTACTCTTGATCCAAAAGCTGGAATCACTGCTACAGTTCAGGATATTACTTCAAATCCTCTTAAGCTTAAGTTCACAGAAGTAGAAGCTGCTTCTCTTCCACGTGTACTTGCTGATGTTGATGCGGCAGTAATCAATGGAAACTATGCAATTCCTGCTGGACTTTCTGCAAAGAAAGACGGACTTTATGTTGAAGGTTCTTCTTCTCCATATGTAAACGTTATTGCAGTAAAAGCTGGTAATGAGAACAAACCAGAAATCCAGGCTTTAGTAAAAGCTCTCAAGAGTGAAAAAGTTCGCAAGTTCATAGAAGAAAAATATCCAAACGGTGAAGTTGTTGTAGTATTCTAA
- a CDS encoding anaerobic C4-dicarboxylate transporter, which yields MTITMIFQLLVVLAALYVGSRYGSLALGAISGIGLFILVLVMGMKPGNPPTDVIFIIVAAITCAGMLQASGGMEWMIQLAEKLLRKHPNQIIFLAPLCTFFLTVLVGTGHVVYTLMPIIADISLKKGIRPERPCAVSSIASQVGITCSPISAAVASFVVISGQNGFDINNIQVIAITIPSCLCGIIAAALVSYKRGKDLDKDPDFQARLADPETKKYMYGSDASVLGNEVSKQAKLSVYIFLGAIVVIVFYSLFQIFGHDIRPQYITTLADGSQKVSRLAMNIIIQIVLLTAAAFIIIFAKASPKKAVAGAVWQSGMVAVVAIYGIAWLADTYFSNYLGVLEGGLKGIVERFPWTIAFAFFAVSVLINSQGATLVTLLPLAYKLGIPGPVLLGVMPSVYAYFFIPNYPSDIATVNFDRSGTTKIGKYLLNHSFMLPGLTSVITSTIVGSILVKIFY from the coding sequence ATGACAATTACTATGATTTTTCAGCTGCTGGTAGTTCTGGCAGCGCTTTATGTTGGTTCCCGTTATGGAAGTCTTGCGCTTGGTGCAATTTCTGGAATAGGGCTATTTATTCTTGTGCTTGTTATGGGAATGAAGCCTGGTAATCCGCCGACAGATGTAATCTTTATTATCGTTGCGGCTATTACCTGTGCAGGAATGCTTCAGGCTTCCGGTGGTATGGAATGGATGATTCAGCTTGCAGAAAAACTGCTTAGAAAGCATCCGAATCAGATAATCTTTCTTGCTCCTTTATGTACATTTTTTCTGACTGTACTTGTTGGTACTGGCCACGTAGTTTATACGCTAATGCCGATTATTGCAGATATCTCCCTTAAAAAAGGAATCCGCCCGGAGCGTCCGTGTGCAGTTTCTTCAATTGCGAGTCAGGTTGGAATTACCTGTTCTCCTATTTCTGCGGCTGTAGCTTCTTTTGTTGTAATTTCGGGGCAGAATGGTTTTGACATTAATAACATTCAGGTTATTGCAATTACAATTCCATCCTGCTTGTGTGGAATTATTGCGGCGGCTCTTGTTTCTTATAAGCGCGGAAAAGATCTGGATAAGGATCCTGATTTTCAGGCTCGTCTTGCCGATCCTGAAACTAAGAAATATATGTATGGCTCTGATGCTTCTGTTTTAGGAAATGAAGTTTCTAAGCAGGCAAAGCTTTCTGTGTACATCTTCCTTGGAGCTATTGTAGTTATTGTGTTTTATTCGCTTTTTCAGATTTTTGGTCATGATATCCGCCCTCAATACATTACAACTCTTGCGGATGGAAGTCAAAAAGTTTCGCGGCTTGCAATGAATATCATTATTCAGATTGTTCTTTTGACTGCTGCGGCTTTTATCATCATTTTTGCAAAGGCTTCTCCAAAAAAGGCTGTGGCTGGTGCTGTATGGCAGAGTGGCATGGTTGCTGTTGTTGCAATTTACGGAATTGCCTGGCTTGCAGATACTTATTTTTCAAATTATCTTGGTGTGCTCGAAGGTGGGCTTAAGGGAATTGTAGAGCGGTTTCCATGGACCATTGCCTTTGCTTTTTTTGCAGTAAGTGTTCTGATTAATTCTCAGGGTGCAACTCTGGTAACTTTGCTGCCACTTGCTTATAAGCTGGGAATTCCTGGACCTGTGCTTCTTGGTGTAATGCCAAGTGTTTATGCTTACTTCTTCATTCCAAATTATCCGTCAGATATTGCAACCGTAAACTTTGACCGGTCTGGAACAACGAAGATTGGAAAATATCTCTTAAACCACAGCTTTATGTTGCCGGGCCTTACCAGTGTAATTACTTCGACGATTGTGGGCTCAATTCTGGTGAAGATATTTTATTGA
- a CDS encoding radical SAM/SPASM domain-containing protein yields the protein MKSKGFHPTEIIFSTTTDCNLHCEHCFINRIPHKLEIADAVRLIENCVENAGQSGPDGAPLPVIDRIGFSGGEPFLYLDFLIEVTKAAISHDLMFDQIMTNGDWWRDEADLCEKLQTLYDAGYDGKIGLSWDSYHGQSAERMETFIRAVQEIFGEDSINIQTVEDENKGGESLPLARTSLLATPSAGDTPTTPPAAIPVYTLPRTYTSDDSRAWQARRWFREDYCEGPGQILYVHADGNIAPCCGFANENPALFIGHITDSFETIMQKAAANPMIKICYEEGLSHYRRHGIKKSLRSQGKKLPGKCSDICSFCDYVCKINKISSPELSPQSSK from the coding sequence ATGAAATCAAAAGGCTTCCACCCCACCGAAATAATCTTTTCTACAACTACCGACTGCAACCTCCACTGCGAGCATTGTTTTATAAACCGCATTCCTCACAAACTGGAAATTGCAGATGCCGTAAGATTAATTGAAAACTGCGTAGAAAATGCCGGACAGTCTGGCCCGGATGGCGCTCCCCTGCCCGTAATTGACCGCATAGGCTTTTCTGGCGGCGAGCCTTTTTTGTATCTGGATTTTTTGATTGAAGTGACAAAGGCGGCAATTTCTCACGACCTTATGTTTGACCAGATTATGACAAACGGCGACTGGTGGCGAGATGAGGCTGACCTTTGCGAAAAACTCCAAACTCTCTATGATGCCGGCTACGACGGAAAAATCGGCTTGAGCTGGGATTCTTATCACGGCCAGAGTGCAGAACGTATGGAAACTTTTATCCGCGCTGTTCAGGAGATTTTTGGAGAAGATTCGATTAATATTCAGACGGTAGAAGATGAAAATAAAGGAGGGGAAAGCCTTCCCCTCGCTCGCACTTCGTTGCTCGCTACCCCTTCTGCGGGGGACACCCCCACAACGCCCCCAGCCGCCATCCCCGTCTACACACTACCCCGTACCTATACTTCAGACGATTCACGCGCCTGGCAGGCCCGCCGCTGGTTCCGCGAAGACTACTGCGAAGGCCCCGGCCAGATTCTCTACGTTCACGCCGACGGCAATATAGCTCCCTGCTGCGGCTTTGCAAACGAAAATCCCGCCCTCTTCATAGGCCATATCACAGACAGCTTTGAAACAATAATGCAAAAAGCCGCCGCAAACCCCATGATAAAAATCTGCTACGAAGAAGGCCTTTCTCACTACCGTCGACACGGCATAAAAAAATCGCTGCGCTCACAGGGAAAAAAGCTCCCCGGCAAGTGCAGCGATATCTGCAGTTTCTGTGATTACGTCTGCAAAATCAATAAAATATCTTCACCAGAATTGAGCCCACAATCGTCGAAGTAA
- a CDS encoding type II toxin-antitoxin system VapC family toxin encodes MNILLDTHIILWALFKRENLSQRTIELLSSEENTIFYSIASMWEFAIKHRKHPKQITRSGVEFMHYCEQMGFSKLPIEDRHVCSLETLEQKEGYPEHEDPFDRILLAQAKEDNMVFLTHDRMFLTYDEPNVFLV; translated from the coding sequence ATGAATATTTTACTTGATACGCATATAATATTATGGGCGCTTTTTAAGAGAGAAAATTTATCTCAAAGAACTATCGAACTGTTATCGTCTGAAGAGAATACAATATTCTATAGTATTGCTTCGATGTGGGAATTTGCTATAAAACACAGAAAACACCCAAAACAAATAACTCGAAGTGGTGTTGAATTTATGCATTACTGTGAGCAAATGGGCTTTTCAAAACTTCCAATAGAAGATAGACATGTTTGTTCTCTTGAAACTCTTGAACAAAAGGAAGGTTATCCTGAGCATGAAGATCCATTTGATAGAATTCTTCTTGCACAGGCAAAAGAAGATAATATGGTTTTTCTTACACACGACAGAATGTTTCTGACTTATGATGAACCTAATGTTTTTCTTGTCTAA
- a CDS encoding phosphoglycerate kinase produces the protein MIKTVKDVDLKGKRIIMRVDFNVPMKDGVVQDDTRIMAALPTIKYILEQNPRSLVLMSHLGDPKKDVKKAQEKAEKAGKTWTDADAEKFINGKNRMKPVVEYFASKLGKPVTFLPDALGQKAAIDALPEGAVAMLENVRFHKEETSKDAAERDVMAKELATYGDIFVNDAFGTAHRDQASTASIAKFMPVESVGGFLMEKEVKYIQPMVTNPEKPMTAIIGGAKVSSKIAVLESLMKNASTLIVGGGMAYTFLKAQGHSIGKSLVEDDFLDTAKDLLAKAEKAGVKILLPVDHVGGAEFADKDPVAVDAVDLPDNLMGMDVGPKTVELYKNAILASKSIVWNGPVGVFEFENFAKGTEAVARLVAEATSKGAMTVVGGGDSVAAVNKFNLADKMSHVSTGGGASLEFLEGKTLPGIAILATK, from the coding sequence ATGATTAAGACCGTTAAAGACGTTGATTTGAAAGGCAAACGCATTATCATGCGTGTTGATTTTAACGTACCAATGAAGGACGGAGTTGTACAGGATGATACTCGTATCATGGCTGCTCTTCCTACTATTAAATACATCCTCGAGCAGAACCCACGTTCTCTCGTTCTTATGAGCCACCTCGGCGATCCTAAAAAGGACGTAAAAAAGGCTCAGGAAAAAGCTGAAAAGGCTGGAAAGACATGGACAGACGCTGATGCAGAAAAGTTCATCAACGGAAAGAACCGCATGAAGCCGGTTGTAGAATACTTCGCTTCAAAGCTCGGAAAGCCTGTTACCTTCCTTCCAGATGCACTCGGACAGAAGGCTGCTATTGATGCTCTTCCAGAAGGAGCTGTTGCAATGCTTGAGAACGTTCGCTTCCACAAAGAAGAGACTTCTAAAGACGCTGCAGAGCGCGATGTAATGGCAAAAGAACTTGCTACATACGGAGACATCTTCGTAAACGATGCTTTCGGTACAGCTCACCGCGATCAGGCTTCTACTGCTTCTATCGCAAAGTTCATGCCAGTTGAATCTGTTGGCGGATTCCTCATGGAAAAAGAAGTTAAATACATTCAGCCAATGGTAACAAATCCAGAAAAACCAATGACTGCAATCATCGGTGGTGCTAAGGTTTCTTCAAAGATTGCTGTTCTCGAAAGCCTTATGAAGAACGCTTCTACACTCATCGTTGGTGGTGGTATGGCTTATACATTCCTCAAGGCTCAGGGCCACTCAATCGGTAAGTCTCTTGTTGAAGATGACTTCCTCGATACAGCAAAAGATCTTCTTGCTAAGGCTGAAAAAGCTGGCGTAAAGATTCTTCTCCCAGTTGACCATGTTGGTGGTGCTGAGTTCGCTGATAAGGATCCAGTTGCAGTTGATGCAGTTGACCTCCCAGACAACCTTATGGGTATGGATGTTGGTCCTAAGACTGTTGAACTTTACAAGAATGCAATTCTTGCTTCAAAGTCTATCGTATGGAACGGACCTGTTGGAGTATTCGAGTTCGAAAACTTTGCAAAGGGAACTGAAGCTGTAGCTCGCCTCGTTGCAGAAGCAACATCTAAGGGGGCTATGACTGTAGTTGGTGGCGGTGACTCTGTTGCTGCTGTAAACAAGTTCAACCTTGCAGACAAGATGAGCCACGTTTCAACTGGTGGGGGAGCTTCTCTCGAATTCCTCGAAGGAAAGACACTCCCAGGTATTGCTATTTTGGCTACAAAATAA
- the cysK gene encoding cysteine synthase A, with the protein MIYNNILEAIGHTPLIQLQKMVTPDMARVLVKFEGLNVGGSIKTRTAFNMILDAERHGLIDKNTVIVEPTSGNQGIGLALIGAVRGYKTVIIMPDSVSEERRKLVKHYGAEVKLVHDNGDIGKCIQECIDTAFYMQHMDPHVFIPQQFENPANPQIQREQTAIEILEDVNGPIDGFCSGIGTGGTLTGIGEVLKEKNPEITIWAVEPAHAAILSGGSVGTHLQMGIGDGLIPPILNQEIYDDIFIVTDSQAIRTSRELSRKEGIMCGISSGTNVAAALELAKALGPGKTVVTVLPDTAERYFSTPLFDEDVEF; encoded by the coding sequence ATGATTTACAACAACATTCTTGAAGCAATCGGACACACACCTCTTATTCAGTTACAGAAGATGGTTACGCCTGATATGGCACGTGTCCTCGTAAAATTTGAAGGACTTAATGTAGGCGGTTCTATTAAAACCCGTACTGCTTTTAATATGATTCTTGATGCCGAACGCCACGGCCTTATAGATAAAAACACAGTAATCGTTGAACCGACAAGCGGTAACCAGGGAATCGGTCTTGCACTTATTGGTGCGGTTCGTGGTTATAAAACTGTAATCATTATGCCGGACAGTGTTTCAGAAGAACGCCGTAAGCTGGTTAAGCATTATGGAGCAGAGGTTAAACTTGTTCATGACAACGGCGATATTGGTAAATGTATTCAGGAATGTATTGATACTGCTTTTTACATGCAGCATATGGATCCTCATGTTTTTATTCCTCAGCAGTTTGAAAATCCTGCTAACCCGCAGATTCAGCGTGAGCAGACTGCAATAGAAATTCTTGAAGATGTAAATGGTCCAATAGACGGTTTCTGCTCTGGAATCGGTACGGGCGGAACTCTTACAGGAATTGGCGAAGTATTAAAAGAGAAAAATCCCGAAATTACAATATGGGCTGTTGAGCCTGCACATGCAGCAATTCTTAGTGGGGGTAGTGTAGGTACACACCTTCAGATGGGCATTGGTGACGGACTTATTCCGCCGATTTTGAATCAGGAAATTTATGATGACATTTTTATCGTAACAGATAGTCAGGCAATCAGAACAAGCCGCGAGCTTTCACGCAAGGAAGGAATTATGTGCGGCATTTCCAGCGGAACAAATGTTGCTGCTGCGCTTGAACTTGCAAAAGCTCTTGGCCCTGGTAAAACTGTTGTTACTGTACTTCCTGATACTGCAGAACGATACTTCAGTACTCCGCTTTTCGACGAGGATGTGGAGTTTTAA